Proteins co-encoded in one Arachis hypogaea cultivar Tifrunner chromosome 13, arahy.Tifrunner.gnm2.J5K5, whole genome shotgun sequence genomic window:
- the LOC112737699 gene encoding U11/U12 small nuclear ribonucleoprotein 25 kDa protein isoform X4 gives MDAEGSSQSQLKIPDATARESSNSSALSNQIDVGEYEYNEGGLKKAKLQSMLRVLLDDPLLSDVPKNPTLADVDTLLSLELGSAMRLSVLKLDGTSFEVTVMNSATVKDLKLAIKKKVNDMEQSGLGHRHISWKHVWANYCLAYHNNKLLHDDDPLQNFGIRNNSQVKGTQVRLEGFGDTLK, from the exons ATGGATGCAGAAGGGAGTTCCCAAAGCCAACTAAAAATTCCAGATGCAACTGCAAGAGAGAGTAGCAACTCTTCTGCACTATCAAATCAA ATTGATGTGGGAGAGTATGAATACAATGAAGGTGGTTTGAAGAAGGCAAAACTGCAATCAATGCTGAGAGTGTTGTTGGATGATCCTCTGCTGTCTGATGTCCCCAAGAATCCGACCTTGGCAGATGTTGATACCCTCCTCAGCCTTGAACTTGGCAGTGCCATGCGTCTCTCTGTCTTAAAACTAGATGGAACTTCATTTG AGGTGACAGTGATGAATTCAGCAACAGTCAAAGATTTAAAACTTGCTATCAAGAAGAAAGTGAATGACATGGAGCAATCCGGTTTGGGTCATCGCCATATTTCTTG GAAGCATGTATGGGCAAATTATTGCTTGGCATATCATAACAACAAACTCCTACATGATGATGATCCGCTTCAGAATTTTGGCATACGTAATAATTCCCAG GTCAAGGGAACTCAAGTGAGGCTAGAGGGCTTTGGGGATACACTTAAGTGA
- the LOC112737699 gene encoding U11/U12 small nuclear ribonucleoprotein 25 kDa protein isoform X1: MDAEGSSQSQLKIPDATARESSNSSALSNQIDVGEYEYNEGGLKKAKLQSMLRVLLDDPLLSDVPKNPTLADVDTLLSLELGSAMRLSVLKLDGTSFEVTVMNSATVKDLKLAIKKKVNDMEQSGLGHRHISWKHVWANYCLAYHNNKLLHDDDPLQNFGIRNNSQVHFVSFVMTKESRRHSKRRKHRFFHGLNKLSHEKNCED; encoded by the exons ATGGATGCAGAAGGGAGTTCCCAAAGCCAACTAAAAATTCCAGATGCAACTGCAAGAGAGAGTAGCAACTCTTCTGCACTATCAAATCAA ATTGATGTGGGAGAGTATGAATACAATGAAGGTGGTTTGAAGAAGGCAAAACTGCAATCAATGCTGAGAGTGTTGTTGGATGATCCTCTGCTGTCTGATGTCCCCAAGAATCCGACCTTGGCAGATGTTGATACCCTCCTCAGCCTTGAACTTGGCAGTGCCATGCGTCTCTCTGTCTTAAAACTAGATGGAACTTCATTTG AGGTGACAGTGATGAATTCAGCAACAGTCAAAGATTTAAAACTTGCTATCAAGAAGAAAGTGAATGACATGGAGCAATCCGGTTTGGGTCATCGCCATATTTCTTG GAAGCATGTATGGGCAAATTATTGCTTGGCATATCATAACAACAAACTCCTACATGATGATGATCCGCTTCAGAATTTTGGCATACGTAATAATTCCCAG GTGCATTTTGTGTCCTTTGTCATGACCAAAGAGTCTCGTAGGCATTCAAAGAGGAGAAAGCATCGCTTTTTTCATGGCCTTAATAAGCTTTCACATGAAAAAAATTGTGAAGACTGA
- the LOC112737699 gene encoding U11/U12 small nuclear ribonucleoprotein 25 kDa protein isoform X3: MYGRLTGTAQIDVGEYEYNEGGLKKAKLQSMLRVLLDDPLLSDVPKNPTLADVDTLLSLELGSAMRLSVLKLDGTSFEVTVMNSATVKDLKLAIKKKVNDMEQSGLGHRHISWKHVWANYCLAYHNNKLLHDDDPLQNFGIRNNSQVHFVSFVMTKESRRHSKRRKHRFFHGLNKLSHEKNCED; this comes from the exons ATGTACGGCAGGCTCACGGGTACTGCTCAG ATTGATGTGGGAGAGTATGAATACAATGAAGGTGGTTTGAAGAAGGCAAAACTGCAATCAATGCTGAGAGTGTTGTTGGATGATCCTCTGCTGTCTGATGTCCCCAAGAATCCGACCTTGGCAGATGTTGATACCCTCCTCAGCCTTGAACTTGGCAGTGCCATGCGTCTCTCTGTCTTAAAACTAGATGGAACTTCATTTG AGGTGACAGTGATGAATTCAGCAACAGTCAAAGATTTAAAACTTGCTATCAAGAAGAAAGTGAATGACATGGAGCAATCCGGTTTGGGTCATCGCCATATTTCTTG GAAGCATGTATGGGCAAATTATTGCTTGGCATATCATAACAACAAACTCCTACATGATGATGATCCGCTTCAGAATTTTGGCATACGTAATAATTCCCAG GTGCATTTTGTGTCCTTTGTCATGACCAAAGAGTCTCGTAGGCATTCAAAGAGGAGAAAGCATCGCTTTTTTCATGGCCTTAATAAGCTTTCACATGAAAAAAATTGTGAAGACTGA
- the LOC112737699 gene encoding U11/U12 small nuclear ribonucleoprotein 25 kDa protein isoform X2, whose amino-acid sequence MYGRLTGTAQVRFKIGNLLGNWVGGKFQIDVGEYEYNEGGLKKAKLQSMLRVLLDDPLLSDVPKNPTLADVDTLLSLELGSAMRLSVLKLDGTSFEVTVMNSATVKDLKLAIKKKVNDMEQSGLGHRHISWKHVWANYCLAYHNNKLLHDDDPLQNFGIRNNSQVHFVSFVMTKESRRHSKRRKHRFFHGLNKLSHEKNCED is encoded by the exons ATGTACGGCAGGCTCACGGGTACTGCTCAGGTAAGGTTCAAGATAGGAAACCTGTTGGGGAACTGGGTTGGTGGCAAATTTCAG ATTGATGTGGGAGAGTATGAATACAATGAAGGTGGTTTGAAGAAGGCAAAACTGCAATCAATGCTGAGAGTGTTGTTGGATGATCCTCTGCTGTCTGATGTCCCCAAGAATCCGACCTTGGCAGATGTTGATACCCTCCTCAGCCTTGAACTTGGCAGTGCCATGCGTCTCTCTGTCTTAAAACTAGATGGAACTTCATTTG AGGTGACAGTGATGAATTCAGCAACAGTCAAAGATTTAAAACTTGCTATCAAGAAGAAAGTGAATGACATGGAGCAATCCGGTTTGGGTCATCGCCATATTTCTTG GAAGCATGTATGGGCAAATTATTGCTTGGCATATCATAACAACAAACTCCTACATGATGATGATCCGCTTCAGAATTTTGGCATACGTAATAATTCCCAG GTGCATTTTGTGTCCTTTGTCATGACCAAAGAGTCTCGTAGGCATTCAAAGAGGAGAAAGCATCGCTTTTTTCATGGCCTTAATAAGCTTTCACATGAAAAAAATTGTGAAGACTGA
- the LOC112737699 gene encoding U11/U12 small nuclear ribonucleoprotein 25 kDa protein isoform X5, whose amino-acid sequence MYGRLTGTAQVRFKIGNLLGNWVGGKFQIDVGEYEYNEGGLKKAKLQSMLRVLLDDPLLSDVPKNPTLADVDTLLSLELGSAMRLSVLKLDGTSFEVTVMNSATVKDLKLAIKKKVNDMEQSGLGHRHISWKHVWANYCLAYHNNKLLHDDDPLQNFGIRNNSQVKGTQVRLEGFGDTLK is encoded by the exons ATGTACGGCAGGCTCACGGGTACTGCTCAGGTAAGGTTCAAGATAGGAAACCTGTTGGGGAACTGGGTTGGTGGCAAATTTCAG ATTGATGTGGGAGAGTATGAATACAATGAAGGTGGTTTGAAGAAGGCAAAACTGCAATCAATGCTGAGAGTGTTGTTGGATGATCCTCTGCTGTCTGATGTCCCCAAGAATCCGACCTTGGCAGATGTTGATACCCTCCTCAGCCTTGAACTTGGCAGTGCCATGCGTCTCTCTGTCTTAAAACTAGATGGAACTTCATTTG AGGTGACAGTGATGAATTCAGCAACAGTCAAAGATTTAAAACTTGCTATCAAGAAGAAAGTGAATGACATGGAGCAATCCGGTTTGGGTCATCGCCATATTTCTTG GAAGCATGTATGGGCAAATTATTGCTTGGCATATCATAACAACAAACTCCTACATGATGATGATCCGCTTCAGAATTTTGGCATACGTAATAATTCCCAG GTCAAGGGAACTCAAGTGAGGCTAGAGGGCTTTGGGGATACACTTAAGTGA